A section of the Brevinematales bacterium genome encodes:
- a CDS encoding DUF4340 domain-containing protein codes for MKKSQQKLVINLVLLFGALLILGGFYLFFVQPSNLKKKDWGKVLLLSGVTKSDISALDIMFTQLSNTFGVALTRLSNGWNVSHPYKTLAYSAEVEKLIDDLMAAKSDDMLTNVTPDQIREFGFDQPIDVIDVYLANGKKVNIINGGFAPVDNYYYTMLNHDSNNIYIVYAYMFSSSERYADIYIQRNIFSLKATAVTNITIKAMDGKEYRLGYTANQWTLYQPKKMDVDNYAVQRKILEFTALPLVQFAAYERTPELIKQYGLDKPKYLVKMVSSLPEDGTKWVYISGMTNGNMHYAYTPSLPGIIYINHADLLSKFILTPETFLIPVNPETNVNTNKLEILQVQ; via the coding sequence ATGAAAAAGTCGCAGCAAAAACTGGTGATCAACCTTGTACTCCTTTTCGGGGCTTTGTTGATTCTCGGCGGGTTCTACCTGTTCTTCGTACAACCCTCGAACCTGAAGAAAAAGGATTGGGGTAAGGTACTGCTCTTGTCCGGCGTCACGAAAAGCGATATCAGCGCCCTCGACATCATGTTCACCCAACTTTCCAACACATTCGGGGTAGCGTTAACCAGGTTGTCTAACGGGTGGAATGTCAGCCATCCCTATAAAACCCTGGCGTATTCCGCCGAGGTCGAGAAGCTGATCGACGATCTGATGGCCGCGAAAAGCGACGATATGCTGACGAATGTGACTCCCGATCAGATCAGGGAGTTCGGTTTCGACCAGCCGATCGACGTGATCGACGTGTATCTCGCGAACGGCAAGAAGGTCAATATCATCAACGGCGGTTTCGCGCCGGTCGATAACTATTATTATACGATGCTCAATCACGACTCGAATAATATCTACATCGTCTATGCATATATGTTTTCCTCGTCGGAGCGTTACGCGGATATCTATATCCAGCGGAATATCTTCTCGCTCAAGGCCACCGCGGTGACCAATATCACGATCAAGGCGATGGACGGGAAGGAGTACCGTCTCGGCTATACCGCCAACCAGTGGACGCTGTATCAGCCGAAGAAAATGGACGTCGATAACTACGCGGTTCAGCGGAAAATCCTCGAGTTTACCGCCTTACCGCTCGTGCAGTTCGCGGCCTACGAACGTACCCCGGAACTGATCAAGCAGTACGGCCTCGATAAGCCGAAGTACCTGGTAAAGATGGTATCGTCGTTACCGGAAGACGGGACGAAGTGGGTCTATATCAGCGGGATGACCAACGGCAACATGCATTACGCGTATACGCCGTCCCTGCCGGGGATTATCTATATCAATCACGCCGACCTTCTCTCGAAGTTCATTCTCACCCCGGAGACGTTCCTGATACCGGTGAATCCCGAGACGAATGTGAATACGAATAAGCTCGAAATACTTCAAGTGCAGTAA
- a CDS encoding helix-turn-helix transcriptional regulator, producing MSYRKTIFNPEYRYFISLLKEYRISKNVTQTELGELLGIDQTYVSKYETFERRLDFIEFRNILKALDIPIHEFLLEFEHGLSEYSEK from the coding sequence ATGTCATATAGAAAAACTATTTTTAATCCCGAATACCGGTATTTCATCTCATTACTAAAGGAATACCGGATCAGCAAAAATGTAACACAAACCGAATTAGGTGAATTGCTCGGAATTGACCAAACCTACGTTAGTAAATATGAAACGTTTGAAAGACGACTGGATTTCATTGAATTTCGAAACATTCTGAAAGCTCTAGATATTCCGATCCACGAATTTCTTTTAGAATTCGAACACGGTTTGAGTGAATACTCAGAAAAATAA
- a CDS encoding DUF4160 domain-containing protein codes for MPELCRFLGIIIYMYFNDHDPAHFHVQYNEFRASIRISDFSVIDGHLPPRVLGLVVEWAEMHSGELNGNWESLETDGKFKKIKPLV; via the coding sequence ATGCCCGAATTATGCCGGTTTCTTGGGATAATTATTTATATGTACTTCAACGACCACGACCCGGCGCATTTTCACGTGCAATACAACGAGTTCAGGGCATCGATCAGGATAAGCGATTTTTCAGTGATTGACGGGCATCTCCCGCCGCGCGTACTCGGATTGGTGGTCGAATGGGCTGAGATGCATTCAGGCGAACTGAACGGAAACTGGGAGAGTCTGGAAACGGACGGCAAGTTTAAAAAAATTAAACCATTGGTATGA
- a CDS encoding DUF2442 domain-containing protein, which yields MTWIVKAEYTGGYKIRLTFNDGVSGEADLENILKRDPRPIFKTTADPANFRAFRVEADTVVWDTGLDLAPEFLRELIVSDASVKV from the coding sequence ATGACGTGGATTGTGAAGGCCGAATATACCGGCGGATATAAAATACGGCTCACGTTTAACGACGGGGTTTCCGGCGAAGCCGATCTGGAAAATATCCTCAAACGCGACCCGCGCCCAATTTTCAAAACCACCGCCGACCCGGCGAATTTCCGCGCGTTCAGGGTGGAAGCCGACACGGTGGTATGGGATACCGGCCTCGACCTCGCCCCCGAGTTCCTGCGCGAACTGATCGTCTCGGACGCATCTGTCAAGGTATAA
- a CDS encoding helix-turn-helix transcriptional regulator, with product MYKIEKSIEKAIAGLKGGEFEAFCSYFFSIVYNYKDIESSRDENNQPVRGVDAYYRLENGEFIIFQYTSQEKDLKTKIINDIEILNSDKPDYQVFKNHIKKVIVCINQPDRGSIIEYEKCAKKYGWEFELFTLHRLTKISIDNDEILKKYFSDLNYVEKILYFDCGARIKEVREERNLLSSEFIELVGFGSEKELIEIENREKEATLEFLQVLSKNTSVELEWLKHGKYTKYDIKYFETSELDYFIDKERHFTIYFCLEITEMNLLFLYAFTENKWICRKYFCDLNFDSWFDDHNKIKDIFIQLRKIFSSLKNYTSFGRIISPEVYRRILGGKEFFKNIPTIYQGNNSWWFDDICDIYDKYDISINYKIRYEDWFFKLKDNFLKYMDYEYYQKKTNNTHK from the coding sequence ATGTATAAAATTGAAAAAAGTATTGAAAAAGCAATCGCTGGGCTAAAAGGTGGAGAATTTGAGGCTTTTTGTAGCTATTTTTTTTCAATTGTGTATAATTATAAAGATATAGAATCGAGTAGAGATGAAAATAATCAACCTGTACGGGGAGTTGATGCATATTATCGGTTGGAAAATGGTGAATTTATTATTTTTCAATATACTTCACAAGAAAAAGATTTGAAAACAAAGATAATTAATGATATTGAGATTCTAAACTCTGATAAACCGGATTATCAAGTATTTAAAAACCATATAAAAAAAGTTATAGTATGTATCAATCAACCAGATCGTGGGAGTATTATTGAATATGAAAAATGTGCAAAAAAATACGGCTGGGAATTTGAGCTATTTACACTTCATAGGTTGACTAAAATATCGATAGATAATGATGAAATTTTAAAAAAATACTTTTCTGACCTTAACTATGTTGAGAAAATTCTATATTTCGATTGTGGAGCACGGATAAAAGAAGTTAGGGAAGAAAGGAATTTACTTTCAAGTGAATTTATAGAGTTAGTAGGTTTCGGAAGTGAAAAAGAATTAATAGAGATTGAAAACCGAGAAAAGGAAGCGACTCTAGAATTTTTACAAGTTCTATCAAAAAACACCTCGGTTGAATTAGAATGGTTAAAACATGGGAAATATACGAAATATGATATTAAATATTTTGAAACATCTGAATTGGATTATTTCATAGATAAAGAAAGACATTTTACAATATACTTCTGTTTAGAAATAACAGAAATGAATCTTTTATTCTTATATGCTTTTACTGAGAATAAATGGATTTGTCGAAAATATTTTTGCGACTTAAATTTTGATTCTTGGTTTGATGATCATAATAAAATTAAAGACATATTTATTCAATTAAGAAAAATATTTTCTAGCTTAAAAAATTATACTTCATTTGGGAGAATAATAAGTCCAGAAGTATACCGTAGAATTCTTGGAGGTAAGGAATTTTTTAAGAATATTCCTACTATATATCAAGGAAATAATTCATGGTGGTTTGATGATATATGTGATATTTATGATAAGTACGATATAAGTATTAATTATAAGATTAGGTATGAAGATTGGTTTTTTAAACTGAAGGATAATTTCTTAAAGTATATGGATTATGAATACTACCAAAAAAAGACTAATAACACTCATAAATAA
- a CDS encoding clan AA aspartic protease — protein sequence MGIVNAALELRNPKKPELSPVNVNALADTGSVYLCLPEHVAVQLEIETVSDKEVTLADGSSKLVPYAGPVEIRFKNRVGFSGALVMGDQVLLGAIPMEDMDLVVIPKTRTIDVNPDSPNVAHGICK from the coding sequence ATGGGAATAGTCAACGCCGCGCTCGAACTCCGTAACCCGAAGAAACCCGAACTATCGCCGGTCAATGTCAACGCGCTCGCGGATACCGGTTCGGTCTATCTCTGCCTGCCCGAACATGTCGCGGTTCAACTGGAAATCGAGACGGTCTCCGATAAGGAAGTCACCCTCGCCGACGGTTCGAGCAAGCTCGTCCCCTACGCCGGGCCGGTGGAAATCCGTTTCAAGAACCGGGTGGGATTCTCCGGCGCGCTCGTGATGGGCGATCAGGTTCTTCTCGGCGCTATCCCGATGGAGGATATGGACCTCGTCGTTATCCCGAAGACCCGCACCATAGACGTCAACCCCGACAGCCCCAATGTCGCGCACGGGATATGCAAGTAA
- a CDS encoding phosphoribosylglycinamide formyltransferase — translation MRLAVLVSGRGSNLQAIHRAIQDKVFDGEIVLVLSDRPDAAALDYCAKHGIRSQYIHPGEFKTKLEGDAEQAYIAALRAAAPDLIVLAGFMRVVKPPLIRAFENRIINIHPSLLPKYPGLHTHARALEAGDRETGCTVHFVNEVIDGGKRIMQARVPIRSGDTEASLSARVLREEHQVLPAVIRMFSEGRIDYAKWPNEPMVWHLGSAR, via the coding sequence ATAAGGCTCGCGGTACTGGTCTCCGGGCGAGGGTCGAACCTCCAGGCGATCCACCGCGCGATACAGGATAAAGTGTTCGACGGGGAGATCGTACTCGTCCTGTCCGACCGGCCCGACGCCGCCGCCCTCGACTACTGCGCGAAACACGGTATCCGTTCGCAATATATCCATCCCGGCGAGTTCAAGACCAAGCTCGAAGGCGACGCTGAGCAGGCGTATATCGCCGCGTTACGCGCCGCCGCGCCAGACCTCATCGTGCTCGCGGGCTTCATGCGGGTGGTCAAGCCCCCCCTCATCCGCGCGTTCGAGAACCGTATCATCAATATCCACCCGTCCCTTCTCCCGAAATACCCCGGCCTGCATACCCATGCCCGCGCGCTCGAAGCGGGAGACCGTGAGACCGGATGCACCGTCCACTTCGTCAACGAGGTGATCGACGGGGGCAAACGTATCATGCAGGCGAGAGTCCCTATCCGCAGTGGCGACACCGAGGCGTCCCTGTCCGCGCGCGTCCTCAGGGAGGAGCATCAGGTGCTCCCCGCTGTGATCAGGATGTTCTCCGAGGGCCGGATCGATTACGCGAAGTGGCCGAACGAGCCGATGGTGTGGCATCTCGGCTCCGCTCGATGA
- the rseP gene encoding RIP metalloprotease RseP, whose product MDILGILIAILVLGILVTVHEFGHFLMAKISGIGVDVFSIGFGKELVSWKWGETKYRIALIPLGGYCKMRGDETKDRNPKDAKDSPADKEEAPIPAEKDPKAMYNRPPWARVLAVVGGSLFNYIFAILIFFSLFLFGYKDNVVTPKVTVAEKMEENAVSPAYAAGLRTGDWIVSVNGKPVESFSDLGQSVLLGAGDKLTLVYVRDGATNTADVTPILSKKTGAGYIGISPYELPIEPVIGGLVKNRPAADAGLKEEDRILAADGKPIATYAELTNFIYANPNKIVVFQIQRGDKTFDATLQLSSVTATNNGVVAESGLMGIYPLVKYETMEKEIRANNIFHAMALGFMEANTSLVRTWEGLVVMIKGKIDVQKHMSGPLRIIQVTGTIATHASFVKFLQFMAMIAVALAFFNILPLPGLDGGHFLLNLFEWVTRIKPSEKVLTVIEYVGLFFIISLAAIVFINDIVNIIRDAVA is encoded by the coding sequence TTGGATATACTAGGCATACTTATAGCGATACTCGTCCTGGGCATACTGGTCACAGTGCACGAGTTCGGGCATTTCCTGATGGCGAAGATTTCCGGCATCGGCGTAGACGTGTTTTCCATCGGCTTCGGTAAGGAGCTGGTATCGTGGAAATGGGGCGAAACGAAGTACCGGATCGCGCTCATCCCGCTCGGCGGATACTGCAAGATGCGCGGCGACGAGACCAAGGACCGCAACCCCAAGGATGCGAAGGACTCCCCCGCCGATAAGGAGGAAGCTCCCATACCCGCCGAAAAAGACCCCAAGGCGATGTACAACCGTCCCCCGTGGGCGCGCGTTCTCGCGGTAGTGGGCGGGTCGCTGTTCAACTATATTTTCGCTATCCTGATATTCTTCAGCCTATTCCTGTTCGGGTATAAAGATAACGTGGTCACCCCTAAGGTGACGGTCGCCGAGAAGATGGAGGAAAACGCCGTATCGCCCGCGTACGCCGCGGGGCTTCGCACCGGGGACTGGATTGTATCCGTCAACGGCAAGCCGGTCGAGTCGTTCTCCGACCTCGGGCAGTCCGTCCTCCTCGGCGCGGGCGATAAGCTCACTCTGGTCTATGTCCGTGACGGCGCGACCAATACCGCCGATGTGACGCCTATCCTGAGCAAGAAGACCGGCGCGGGGTATATCGGCATCAGCCCGTACGAGCTGCCGATCGAACCCGTCATCGGGGGGCTGGTGAAGAACCGTCCCGCCGCGGACGCCGGGCTGAAAGAGGAAGACCGTATCCTCGCCGCAGACGGCAAGCCTATCGCCACCTACGCGGAACTTACCAACTTCATCTATGCCAACCCCAATAAAATAGTCGTATTCCAGATACAGCGCGGGGATAAAACATTCGACGCGACCCTCCAGCTCTCGTCGGTAACGGCCACCAATAACGGCGTAGTCGCCGAATCCGGCCTGATGGGCATCTACCCGCTCGTGAAGTACGAGACGATGGAGAAGGAGATCCGCGCGAATAACATCTTCCACGCGATGGCGCTCGGCTTTATGGAGGCCAACACGTCGCTCGTCCGCACATGGGAAGGGCTGGTCGTGATGATTAAGGGCAAGATCGACGTACAGAAGCATATGTCCGGCCCGCTCCGTATCATCCAGGTCACCGGAACTATCGCCACCCACGCGAGTTTCGTCAAATTCCTCCAGTTTATGGCGATGATCGCGGTCGCGCTGGCGTTCTTCAATATCCTGCCCCTCCCCGGATTGGACGGCGGGCACTTCCTGCTGAACCTGTTCGAATGGGTCACGCGCATTAAGCCCAGCGAGAAAGTGCTGACGGTGATCGAATATGTGGGGTTGTTCTTTATCATATCGCTCGCGGCAATCGTGTTCATCAACGATATCGTGAATATCATCCGGGATGCCGTGGCATGA
- a CDS encoding ISL3 family transposase yields MFTITGKNGEAVQAKAYDTVDKTWRHLNFFEHECYLHARVPRIKYDDGIKQVKMPWEGMSNGFTLLFEALLLQLCMGMPVYKASKITGASDDKIWKMLERYVLAYLKQSDYSDVTAVGIDETSQKKHHDYITLFVDLIRRRTLFIADGKGSGTVEEFISMLEQQNGKAENISQVSCDMSPAFIKGVRENLPEAEVTFDRFHVMKIINDAVDRVRRLEVRTDPNLKGMKYVFLKNNENLTPGDLDKLDKIRFAECGKKTLKAFQLKELFRELYTAGTDEVFERGLKKWYYLATHSRIGAIVEAAKTIRRHWDGVMNWIKSRINNGILEGIASLIQAAKARARGYSSQKNFKIIAYLLTGKMDFSRINSAYLPT; encoded by the coding sequence ATGTTCACTATCACCGGAAAGAACGGCGAGGCGGTTCAGGCGAAAGCCTACGACACCGTGGATAAGACGTGGCGGCACCTGAACTTCTTCGAGCACGAATGCTATCTGCACGCGCGGGTGCCGAGGATCAAGTATGACGACGGGATCAAGCAGGTGAAGATGCCGTGGGAGGGCATGTCGAACGGCTTCACGCTACTGTTCGAGGCGCTGCTCTTGCAGTTGTGCATGGGGATGCCGGTGTACAAGGCCTCGAAAATCACAGGCGCGTCGGACGATAAAATCTGGAAAATGCTGGAACGGTATGTTTTGGCATATCTCAAACAGAGCGATTACAGCGATGTCACGGCGGTAGGGATCGACGAAACCTCGCAGAAGAAACATCACGATTACATCACGCTGTTCGTGGATTTGATTCGCCGGAGGACATTGTTTATCGCCGACGGCAAGGGAAGCGGGACGGTCGAGGAGTTTATCTCCATGCTGGAACAGCAGAACGGTAAGGCTGAAAATATCAGTCAGGTGAGCTGCGACATGTCGCCGGCGTTTATCAAGGGTGTGAGGGAGAATTTGCCCGAAGCCGAGGTGACATTTGACAGGTTCCATGTGATGAAGATTATCAACGATGCGGTGGATAGAGTCAGAAGGCTGGAGGTCAGGACCGATCCGAATCTGAAGGGAATGAAATATGTGTTTTTGAAAAACAATGAAAACCTGACGCCGGGCGATTTGGATAAACTCGATAAGATACGTTTTGCCGAATGCGGGAAAAAGACGTTGAAAGCGTTTCAGCTTAAAGAACTGTTCCGCGAACTTTATACGGCTGGAACCGACGAAGTGTTCGAGCGCGGATTGAAGAAATGGTATTATCTTGCGACTCACAGCAGGATCGGGGCGATTGTAGAGGCGGCTAAAACGATCAGAAGACATTGGGACGGCGTGATGAATTGGATCAAAAGTAGAATTAATAATGGGATATTGGAAGGAATTGCGTCGTTGATACAGGCGGCGAAAGCGCGTGCAAGGGGTTATTCGTCACAGAAGAACTTTAAAATTATCGCGTATTTGCTGACGGGTAAAATGGACTTTTCAAGAATCAATTCAGCTTACTTACCCACTTAA
- the rlmB gene encoding 23S rRNA (guanosine(2251)-2'-O)-methyltransferase RlmB: MIVYGRNSIEEALDEGLALKDITIAKGKEEKFEGIMRKAREQGVPVKFAPYAQIERDAKTAKHMGIMAELELPPNIIDDPHAEHDWSAYNRLLALDGITDTGNLGAIVRSALLLGVDAIILPNDSSARITPATIKASAGAIYRQKVIYLNSLNRFLLEVKEHGFFSYALVGHDATPITSMKFDGKVCLVIGSEREGIRKSVRHNCDEQVSIPTTGKLDSFNASVASAIAMWEVYRSHK, translated from the coding sequence ATGATCGTTTACGGACGGAACTCCATAGAAGAAGCCCTCGACGAGGGGCTTGCCTTAAAGGACATCACTATCGCGAAGGGGAAAGAGGAGAAGTTCGAGGGGATTATGCGGAAAGCGCGCGAGCAGGGAGTCCCTGTCAAGTTCGCCCCGTATGCGCAGATCGAGCGCGACGCGAAAACCGCCAAGCATATGGGCATTATGGCGGAGCTCGAACTCCCGCCGAATATTATCGACGACCCCCACGCCGAGCACGACTGGAGCGCATACAACCGTCTCCTCGCCCTCGACGGCATCACCGATACCGGCAACCTCGGCGCGATCGTCCGTTCGGCGCTCCTCCTCGGTGTCGACGCGATCATCCTGCCGAACGACAGTTCCGCGCGTATCACCCCCGCGACTATCAAAGCGTCCGCCGGGGCGATCTACCGCCAGAAGGTCATCTACCTCAACAGCCTCAACCGTTTCCTGCTCGAAGTGAAGGAGCACGGGTTCTTCAGCTACGCGCTGGTCGGGCATGACGCGACCCCGATTACGTCGATGAAGTTCGACGGGAAGGTCTGCCTCGTCATCGGCTCGGAGCGCGAGGGAATCCGTAAATCGGTGCGGCATAACTGCGACGAGCAGGTGTCGATCCCTACTACCGGCAAACTCGACAGCTTCAACGCGTCGGTCGCGTCCGCGATCGCCATGTGGGAAGTGTATCGAAGTCACAAGTGA
- a CDS encoding AAA family ATPase, producing MRIELNEDFRRALDLMETGAGNLFITGKAGTGKSTLLSYFRDRTKKNIVVLAPTGVAALNVQGQTIHSFFGFRPDITLDKITKVKRNSDIFHQLDSIIIDEVSMVRADLLDCVDEFLRKNCDPGKPFGGKRMIFIGDLYQLPPVVSAHEEPIFREHYETPYFFSAAAIRNSEMELVELEKVYRQSDETFVSILNAIRTNIIRPEMVEELNRRVDRDFEPPDGEFYVSLTPYNKNAQEINVRHLEKIKSKKVTFHAEVLGDFEEKNYPTENPLVLKEGAQIMLLNNDPSGRWVNGSMGKILDIDTDEELITVQLNDGDTVEVGKFQWSLFRYEYDEGARSILSSPVGMFTQYPIRLAWAVTIHKSQGKTFERVIIDMGRGAFSPGQTYVALSRCKTLDGIVLRAPLRDTGIWTDWRVTKYMTTYRYGIAERENPAEDKLQTILGAIKAHKKIEMVYLKTDDTKSTRTVTPEYAGELEFKGKKYTGLQGYCHTRNESRTFRIDRILELRVLD from the coding sequence ATGAGAATCGAATTAAACGAGGACTTTCGCCGCGCGCTCGACCTGATGGAGACCGGCGCGGGAAATCTTTTTATCACCGGAAAAGCCGGCACCGGGAAATCCACCCTGCTTTCTTACTTCCGTGACCGGACGAAGAAGAATATCGTGGTACTCGCCCCCACGGGTGTGGCCGCGCTGAACGTGCAGGGTCAGACGATCCACTCGTTTTTCGGATTCCGCCCTGATATCACGCTCGATAAAATAACCAAAGTAAAACGGAACAGCGATATATTCCATCAGCTCGACAGTATTATTATCGACGAGGTGTCGATGGTTCGCGCGGACCTGCTGGACTGTGTGGACGAGTTCCTGCGGAAAAACTGCGACCCCGGTAAGCCGTTCGGCGGGAAACGCATGATCTTCATCGGCGACCTCTACCAGCTTCCGCCCGTGGTGAGCGCGCACGAGGAGCCCATTTTCCGCGAGCATTACGAAACCCCCTATTTCTTCTCCGCCGCCGCGATCCGCAATTCCGAGATGGAACTGGTCGAACTGGAAAAAGTTTACCGCCAGAGCGACGAAACGTTCGTCTCTATCCTGAACGCCATCCGCACGAATATTATCCGCCCGGAGATGGTCGAGGAACTGAACCGCCGCGTCGACCGGGATTTCGAGCCGCCCGACGGCGAATTTTACGTATCGCTCACTCCCTATAATAAAAACGCGCAGGAGATAAACGTCCGCCACCTTGAGAAAATCAAGTCGAAAAAGGTCACCTTCCACGCGGAAGTACTCGGCGACTTCGAGGAGAAGAACTATCCCACTGAGAACCCGCTCGTCCTCAAGGAGGGCGCGCAGATCATGCTGCTCAATAACGACCCGTCCGGCAGGTGGGTCAACGGCTCAATGGGGAAAATCCTCGATATCGATACCGACGAGGAACTTATCACGGTTCAGCTCAACGACGGCGACACGGTCGAAGTCGGCAAATTCCAATGGAGCCTGTTCCGTTACGAATACGACGAAGGCGCGCGTTCGATACTCTCTTCTCCCGTGGGGATGTTCACCCAGTACCCTATCCGTCTCGCGTGGGCGGTCACTATCCACAAGAGCCAGGGGAAAACGTTCGAACGGGTGATTATCGATATGGGACGAGGCGCGTTTTCGCCGGGGCAGACCTATGTCGCGCTCAGCCGCTGCAAGACTCTCGACGGGATAGTCCTGCGGGCGCCGCTCAGGGACACCGGCATCTGGACGGACTGGCGTGTCACGAAGTATATGACGACCTACCGTTACGGGATCGCCGAACGGGAGAATCCCGCGGAGGATAAACTCCAAACAATCCTTGGCGCGATCAAGGCGCACAAAAAGATCGAGATGGTGTACCTCAAGACCGACGACACGAAATCCACCCGGACAGTCACCCCCGAGTACGCGGGCGAACTGGAATTCAAAGGGAAGAAATACACCGGGTTGCAGGGATACTGCCACACCCGGAATGAATCGCGGACATTCCGAATCGACCGTATCCTCGAACTCCGCGTGCTGGACTGA
- a CDS encoding DUF1015 domain-containing protein, with the protein MKVHPFRGIRPRADLIGKVNVPPYDTVERSEVRQFTKGNPQSFFHISRADGDFDDSVGEYEDQVYRKAKDNFARFLRDGIYKQDKEPGYYLYSQTWQGRTQNGIYIAASCDDYAAGDIKKHELTRKDKEEDRTHHLLTLGINTGPVFLFFKDSPAYEKIIADVLATPPQYDFTDEHDVTNKLWHIADPEHIRGLNEFFKALPCMYIADGHHRAASAFNARRKLEAANPKHSGDEEYNFFLAVTFPGSHLRILPYNRLVTDLNGLTSDGLLKKIGERFDVTPTDKHDPDAGKSVVMYIEGKSYLLTPKAGSYDPNDAVGALDVSIMQNNLLAPILGIADPRTSKRVKFVGGRKGSAELRRAVDAGEAVASFSMYPVTVEELMKIADSGMIMPPKSTWFEPKLRSGLVLHSIEKTG; encoded by the coding sequence ATGAAGGTACATCCGTTCCGGGGGATTCGTCCCCGCGCCGATCTGATCGGGAAAGTCAACGTTCCGCCCTACGATACGGTCGAACGCAGCGAGGTCAGGCAGTTCACCAAAGGTAATCCTCAATCGTTCTTCCATATCTCACGCGCCGATGGGGATTTCGACGATTCGGTCGGTGAGTACGAGGATCAGGTGTACCGGAAGGCGAAGGACAACTTCGCACGCTTCCTCCGTGACGGTATCTACAAGCAGGATAAAGAGCCCGGCTATTACCTCTACTCGCAGACCTGGCAGGGGCGCACGCAGAACGGTATCTACATCGCGGCTTCCTGCGACGATTACGCGGCGGGGGATATAAAAAAGCACGAACTGACGCGCAAGGATAAAGAGGAAGACCGCACGCATCACCTCCTCACGCTGGGCATCAACACCGGGCCCGTGTTCCTCTTCTTCAAGGATTCCCCGGCGTACGAGAAGATTATCGCGGACGTGCTCGCCACCCCGCCCCAGTACGACTTCACCGACGAGCACGATGTCACCAATAAACTCTGGCATATCGCCGACCCCGAACATATCCGCGGGCTGAACGAATTCTTTAAAGCGTTACCATGCATGTATATCGCCGACGGCCACCACCGCGCGGCGAGCGCGTTCAACGCCCGCAGGAAGCTCGAAGCCGCCAACCCCAAGCACTCCGGCGACGAGGAGTACAATTTCTTCCTCGCGGTCACATTCCCCGGATCGCACCTGCGTATCCTCCCGTATAACCGTCTGGTGACCGACCTTAACGGGTTAACCTCGGACGGCCTGCTCAAGAAGATAGGCGAGCGTTTCGACGTCACGCCGACCGATAAACACGATCCCGACGCCGGGAAATCGGTCGTCATGTATATAGAAGGCAAATCGTACCTGCTCACGCCGAAAGCGGGGAGTTACGACCCGAACGACGCGGTGGGCGCGCTCGACGTATCCATTATGCAGAACAACCTGCTCGCGCCCATACTGGGAATCGCCGACCCCCGGACATCCAAACGGGTGAAGTTCGTAGGCGGCCGTAAGGGTTCCGCCGAACTCCGCCGCGCGGTCGACGCGGGCGAGGCGGTCGCGTCGTTCTCGATGTATCCCGTGACGGTGGAGGAATTGATGAAAATCGCCGACAGCGGGATGATTATGCCCCCGAAATCGACATGGTTCGAACCGAAACTCCGTTCGGGGCTTGTCCTGCACAGTATCGAAAAAACGGGATAG